The following are from one region of the Salvia hispanica cultivar TCC Black 2014 chromosome 1, UniMelb_Shisp_WGS_1.0, whole genome shotgun sequence genome:
- the LOC125220917 gene encoding putative PAP-specific phosphatase, mitochondrial yields MARKRRRVPAPAMDVFIHSAASRFPPPPSSRSSRASIRQCALSVRSQLSLPFVEKEAKYHKHLQAAVDVVERACHLCVDVQKSLFSSDENIIEKIDQTPVTVADFGVQALISLEMSKLFPSIPLVAEEDSGFVRENNLAGAVFAEVTDKSSISDKELSEEDILKAIDRGGKDAYLFGPEPTTYWILDPIDGTRGFVKGSEALYVVGLALVVEGEIVLGVMGCPNWKDSDSDVLNTDGAEENVSRSGIIMLSHVGCGTWRTRLWDSPNSNIKMARNWIRCVVDGLHEAGEARYCIPESQTWESLPLSTQYSATTCANNVGEKQILLLPACCGSLCKYLMVASGRASTFIARARRKRTIKVWDHAVGVICIHEAGGKVTDWKGSELDFAADEKERRVLFPSGGILVTNDGLHDQILDIISAS; encoded by the exons ATGGCTCGTAAACGTCGTCGTGTTCCCGCTCCCGCCATGGACGTTTTCATCCACTCCGCGGCCTCTCGATTCCCGCCGCCTCCATCCAGCCGCTCGTCCCGCGCATCTATCCGTCAATGTGCCCTCTCCGTAAG ATCGCAGTTGAGCCTTCCTTTCGTAGAGAAGGAGGCAAAGTACCATAAGCATCTCCAAGCAGCTGTTGATGTGGTCGAGCGCGCCTGCCATCTCTGTGTTGAc GTGCAAAAGTCATTGTTTTCTAGTGATGAAAATATCATTGAGAAAATCGATCAGACACCGGTTACTGTTGCTGATTTTGGAGTTCAAGCTCTTATTAGCCTCG AGATGAGCAAATTATTTCCTTCAATTCCACTGGTAGCCGAGGAGGACTCAGGGTTCGTGCGTGAAAATAATCTAGCCGGTGCAGTTTTTGCTGAGGTTACAGACAAGTCATCTATCAGTGATAAAGAATTGAGTGAAGAAGACATTCTGAAGGCAATTGATAGAGGGGGAAAAGATGCTTATTTGTTTGGACCTGAGCCAACTACTTATTGG ATATTGGATCCTATTGACGGGACAAGAGGATTTGTCAAAGGTAGTGAGGCTCTCTATGTG GTAGGTTTGGCTTTAGTAGTTGAAGGGGAGATTGTTTTAGGTGTTATGGGATGCCCAAACTGGAAGGATAGCGATTCTGATGTATTGAACACTGATGGAGCTGAGGAAAATGTTTCCAGATCAGGAATTATTATGCTATCTCATGTCGGTTGTGGAACATGGAGAACAAGACTATGGGATTCGCCGAATAGCAATATCAAAATGGCTCGTAACTGGATTAGGTGTGTGGTTGATGGGCTTCACGAGGCCGGTGAAGCGCGATATTGTATTCCAGAGAGTCAAACATGGGAGTCATTACCGTTATCTACTCAGTATAGTGCAACGACTTGTGCTAACAATGTTGGAGAGAAAcagattcttcttcttcctgcTTGCTGTGGAAG TCTCTGTAAGTATCTGATGGTGGCATCTGGAAGGGCATCGACTTTCATAGCGCGTGCAAGGAGAAAAAGAACTATAAAG GTCTGGGATCATGCTGTGGGAGTCATATGCATTCATGAAGCAGGGGGAAAG GTAACTGACTGGAAGGGCAGTGAACTTGACTTTGCTGCTGATGAAAAAGAACGAAGAGTTTTATTCCCTTCTGGTGGTATTTTGGTGACGAACGACGGATTACATGACCAGATACTGGATATTATATCGGCCAGCTGA
- the LOC125220909 gene encoding sugar carrier protein C-like: protein MAGGGIGSTPRKGKEYPGKLTAHVIVTCVVAAMGGLIFGYDIGISGGVTSMDSFLEKFFPSVYRKEKADKSTNQYCKFDSVPLTLFTSSLYLAALASSIVAATVTRKLGRKLSMLFGGVLFCTGALINGFAYSVWMLILGRLLLGAGIGFANQSVPLYLSEMAPYKYRGALNIGFQLSITTGILAANVLNYGFAKIKGGWGWRLSLGGAMVPALIITVGSLVLPETPNSLIERGSQEKARAELRKIRGVSDVDEEFDDLVAASVASKKVEDPWRNLLQRKYRPHLTMAVMIPFFQQFTGINVIMFYAPVLFKTIGFGASASLMSAIVTGAVNVVATLVSIVTVDRWGRRFLFLQGGIQMLICQVAVAILIGMKFGVDGNPGQLPKWYAGVVVMFICVYVAGFAWSWGPLGWLVPSEIFPLEIRSAAQSLTVGVNMIFTFIVAQVFLSMLCHMKFGLFLFFGFFVLVMTFFVYFLLPETRNVPIEEMAMVWKNHKFWSRFMEDDNEIDQQRE, encoded by the exons ATGGCTGGTGGTGGTATTGGCTCCACCCCTCGCAAGGGGAAGGAATATCCCGGAAAATTGACGGCACACGTGATTGTCACGTGTGTTGTCGCGGCCATGGGTGGCCTTATTTTTGGTTACGATATTGGAATTTCcg GTGGTGTGACATCTATGGATTCTTTCTTGGAGAAGTTCTTCCCATCCGTGTACCGGAAAGAGAAAGCGGACAAGTCGACGAATCAGTACTGCAAATTCGACAGCGTGCCGCTGACTCTGTTCACGTCGTCGCTGTACTTGGCGGCGCTGGCTTCTTCCATTGTGGCTGCGACGGTCACCCGAAAACTCGGGAGGAAGCTCTCAATGCTTTTCGGTGGCGTGCTTTTCTGCACGGGTGCTCTGATCAACGGCTTTGCTTACTCTGTCTGGATGCTCATTCTCGGCCGCCTTCTTCTTGGAGCTGGAATCGGCTTTGCCAATCAG TCGGTACCACTCTACCTTTCAGAGATGGCTCCGTACAAATACAGAGGCGCATTGAACATCGGCTTCCAGCTGTCGATCACGACGGGCATCCTCGCCGCAAACGTGCTCAACTACGGGTTTGCGAAGATCAAGGGAGGGTGGGGCTGGCGGCTTAGCTTGGGCGGCGCGATGGTCCCGGCTCTCATCATCACGGTCGGATCACTCGTCCTCCCAGAGACGCCCAACTCCCTCATTGAGCGCGGGAGTCAAGAAAAAGCCCGCGCCGAGTTGAGAAAAATACGCGGTGTCTCTGACGTGGACGAGGAGTTCGACGACCTGGTGGCGGCGAGTGTCGCCTCCAAGAAGGTGGAGGACCCCTGGAGGAACCTCCTCCAGAGGAAGTACCGGCCCCACCTCACCATGGCCGTCATGATCCCGTTCTTCCAGCAGTTTACCGGGATCAACGTCATCATGTTTTACGCTCCCGTGTTGTTTAAGACCATCGGGTTCGGCGCCTCTGCCTCTTTGATGTCGGCTATTGTCACGGGCGCTGTCAACGTTGTCGCGACGTTGGTTTCAATCGTCACTGTTGATCGTTGGGGGCGACGCTTCCTTTTCCTCCAGGGTGGAATCCAAATGCTTATATGTCAG GTTGCTGTAGCCATCCTCATTGGGATGAAATTTGGGGTGGATGGAAACCCGGGGCAGCTGCCCAAGTGGTACGCGGGCGTGGTGGTGATGTTTATTTGCGTCTATGTGGCTGGGTTCGCGTGGTCGTGGGGACCGCTGGGGTGGTTGGTGCCTAGTGAGATTTTCCCGCTCGAGATCCGGTCAGCGGCCCAGAGTTTGACCGTTGGGGTCAACATGATCTTCACTTTTATTGTGGCTCAGGTGTTTTTGTCTATGCTATGCCACATGAAGTTCGGgttgttcttgttttttgGATTCTTCGTGCTGGTGATGACCTTCTTCGTATACTTTTTACTGCCTGAGACAAGGAATGTTCCGATCGAGGAGATGGCGATGGTGTGGAAGAACCACAAGTTCTGGTCGAGATTCATGGAGGATGATAATGAAATCGATCAACAAAGAGAGTGA
- the LOC125212670 gene encoding phosphatidylinositol transfer protein 3-like: MRGLKREGDPTTASSLCSLLVVRENEEMTSYLRQKFQSLTVSSRSEDAKDGELTSESREETERTRIQTMKALVVKLDPSAEDVDDLMIRRFLRARDLDVDKASAMFIKYLKWRREAIPNGFISPSEISNDLAQNKLFMQGYDRAGRPIVVIFPARHKPASTTVEEFKRFNIYGLEKICARMPSGHEKFTSIADLQGWGYVNSDIRGYLAALSILQDCYPERLGKLLIINSPYIFVAVWKIVYPFIDKNTKKKIVFVEGNKLRSTLLEDIDESQLPECVGGPLKLVPIQEC; this comes from the exons ATGAGAGGATTGAAAAGGGAGGGCGATCCAACTACTGCATCTTCTCTCTGTTCATTGCTTGTAGTGAGAGAAAACGAGGAGATGACTTCGTATCTTCGGCAGAAGTTTCAGTCTCTCACAGTCTCGTCGAGGTCGGAAGATGCAAAAGACGGTGAGCTCACCTCCGAGAGCAGAGAAGAAACGGAGCGGACTCGAATTCAAACCATGAAAGCTCTCGTCGTCAAACTAGATCCCTCAGCTGAG GATGTGGATGACTTGATGATCCGTAGATTTCTTCGAGCTCGTGATCTTGATGTTGACAAGGCATCAGCTATGTTTATCAAGTATTTGAAATGGAGGAGAGAAGCTATTCCAAATGGTTTCATATCTCCATCGGAAATTTCGAATGATCTGGCTCAGAATAAGTTGTTTATGCAAGGATATGATAGGGCTGGACGCCCGATTGTCGTCATTTTTCCTGCCAGGCATAAGCCTGCATCCACTACTGTCGAAGAGTTTAAGC gatttaatatttatggtcTTGAGAAAATTTGTGCCAG AATGCCTAGCGGACACGAGAAGTTCACTTCTATTGCTGATCTACAGGGATGGGGTTATGTTAACAGTGACATAAGAGGATATCTTGCTGCTTTATCTATACTTCAA GATTGCTACCCTGAGAGGCTGGGCAAGCTGTTGATCATCAATTCGCCCTACATATTTGTGGCTGTTTGGAAGATAGTTTACCCATTTATCGACAAAAACACGAAGAAAAAG ATTGTTTTCGTGGAGGGCAACAAACTTCGATCTACCCTACTCGAAGATATCGATGAGAGCCAGCTTCCTGAGTGTGTCGGAGGGCCACTGAAGTTGGTACCCATTCAAGAGTGCTGA
- the LOC125212690 gene encoding phosphatidylinositol transfer protein 3-like: MTSYLRQKFQSLTVSSEDAKDAELTSEKREEMEQNKIQAMKALVIKQDPSAKDVDDLMIRRFLRARDLDVDKASAMFLKYLKWRREAIPNGFISPSEIPNDLAQNKLFMQGYDKAGRPIVVVFAARHKPASTTVEEFKRFVIYTLEKICARMPSGHEKFTSIADLQGWGYVNSDIRGYLAALSILQDCYPERLGKLLIINVPYIFMTAWKMVYPFIDKNTKKKIVFVEDKKLRATLLEDIDESQLPDCVGGPLKLVPIQDC, translated from the exons ATGACTTCCTATCTCCGGCAGAAGTTTCAGTCCCTCACCGTCTCGTCGGAAGATGCGAAAGACGCTGAGCTCACCTCtgagaagagagaagaaatggagcaaaataaaattcaagctATGAAAGCTCTCGTCATCAAACAAGATCCCTCTGCTAAG GATGTGGATGACTTGATGATCCGTAGATTTCTTCGAGCTCGTGATCTGGATGTCGATAAGGCGTCGGCAATGTTTCTCAAGTATTTGAAATGGAGGAGGGAAGCTATTCCGAATGGATTTATATCTCCATCGGAGATTCCTAATGATCTGGCTCAGAATAAGCTGTTTATGCAAGGATATGATAAGGCTGGACGGCCAATTGTCGTTGTTTTTGCTGCTCGGCATAAGCCTGCTTCCACTACCGTGGAAGAGTTTAAGC GATTTGTTATTTACACTCTTGAGAAAATTTGTGCCAG AATGCCAAGTGGACATGAGAAGTTCACTTCCATTGCTGATCTACAAGGATGGGGTTATGTTAACAGTGACATAAGAGGCTATCTTGCTGCTTTATCTATTCTGCAA GATTGCTACCCTGAGAGGCTGGGCAAGTTGTTGATCATCAATGTGCCCTACATATTTATGACTGCTTGGAAGATGGTTTACCCTTTTATTGACAAGAACACAAAGAAAAAG ATTGTTTTCGTTGAGGACAAAAAACTACGAGCTACCCTACTTGAAGATATCGATGAGAGCCAGCTTCCCGATTGTGTAGGAGGGCCTCTGAAGTTGGTACCCATTCAAGATTGCTGA
- the LOC125212679 gene encoding cytochrome b-c1 complex subunit Rieske-4, mitochondrial-like codes for MLRVAGRRLSSLSWLSAQPSSAALASRNPFPLSDSSSNGRTASVSSPADCFNSFPSLIRGFSSNAIAPGQDIGLMSELPTVAAIKNPSSKIVYDEHNHERYPPGDPSKRAFAYFVLTGGRFVYASLARLLVLKFVLSMSASKDVLALASLEVDLSSIEPGTTVTVKWRGKPVFIRRRTEDDINLANSVDLASLRDPQEDAVRVKNPEWLIVIGVCTHLGCIPLPNAGDFGGWFCPCHGSHYDISGRIRKGPAPYNLEVPTYSFLEENKLMIG; via the exons ATGCTGAGAGTAGCAGGGAGGAGGCTGTCTTCTCTCTCATGGCTGTCTGCTCAGCCTTCGTCCGCCGCGCTCGCCTCCAGGAATCCCTTCCCGCTCTCTGATTCATCCTCCAATGGCCGCACCGCCTCCGTTTCTTCACCCGCCGATTGCTTCAACTCATTTCCCAGTCTTATCCGAG GCTTTTCTTCTAATGCCATTGCTCCAGGACAGGATATTGGTTTGATGTCTGAACTGCCTACAGTGGCAGCGATTAAAAACCCTAGCTCAAAGATTGTCTATGATGAGCACAACCATGAGAGATACCCACCTGGTGATCCTAGCAAACGTGCATTTGCGTATTTTGTTCTAACTGGAGGGAGGTTTGTGTATGCATCACTGGCCCGTCTCCTGGTACTCAAATTTGTTCTGAGCATGTCTGCCAGTAAAGATGTCCTTGCTCTTGCTTCCCTGGAAGTTGATCTATCCAGCATTGAACCCGGGACAACTGTTACTGTGAAGTGGAGAGGAAAGCCAGTTTTCATAAGGCGCCGTACTGAAGATGATATCAATTTGGCCAACAGTGTTGACCTCGCCTCCCTTCGTGATCCACAGGAGGATGCTGTTAGGGTTAAGAATCCTGAATGGCTTATTGTTATTGGGGTGTGCACCCATCTGGGTTGCATTCCTTTGCCAAATGCCGGTGACTTTGGAGGTTGGTTCTGCCCGTGTCATGGCTCTCACTATGACATATCTGGTAGGATCCGTAAAGGACCTGCACCATACAACCTAGAGGTTCCCACATATTCCTTCCTGGAGGAGAACAAGTTGATGATCGGATGA
- the LOC125200934 gene encoding protein TRANSPORT INHIBITOR RESPONSE 1-like yields MDPEPKKGDDSPSNSGNSHGPLHPQSPFPDEVLEKVLSFVDSHKDRSSISLVRKDWYNAERWTRSKLFIGNCYAVSPEIVARRFRRIKSVTLKGKPRFSDFNMLPLDWGANVYPWLVMFAKVYPFLEELRLKRMTITDEGLELLAKSFPSFKALSLSSCDGFTENGLKAIASHCRNLTEINIQDSITEDVGGGWLSCFPENFSSLEILNFSSLNSDVNFDDLERLVSRCKLLRVLKVNESITLDELQRLLVHAPRLTELGTGSFLQELTPRQYEDIETAFCNCRNLQVLSGLWEATSVYLPLLYGACASLTFLNLSVAPLQSGEFAKFLAHCPNLRCLWVIDTVEDKGLEAVGLSCPLLEELRVYPADPYDRDHRDGVTELGFLAVSRGCPKLHYVLYFCRRMTNAAVVTIVQNCPNFTHFRLCIMTPGQPDYLTNEPMDEAFGAVVKTCTKIKRLSVSGLLTDRTFEYIGKYAKDLETLSVAFAGSSDWGMQCIMEGCPKLRKLEIRDCPFGDAALLSGREKYEMMRSLWMSACSVTMKGCKLLARESPRLNVEVIREEGGDEDQALKVYVYRSVAGPRKDAPPFVLTL; encoded by the exons ATGGATCCAGAACCGAAGAAAGGGGATGATTCGCCATCGAACTCTGGCAACTCTCATGGACCACTCCACCCTCAATCACCATTCCCGGATGAAGTGTTGGAGAAAGTCCTGTCGTTCGTAGATTCGCATAAAGACAGGAGCTCAATCTCGCTTGTGCGCAAAGATTGGTATAACGCTGAGAGATGGACAAGATCAAAGCTTTTTATAGGAAATTGCTATGCTGTGTCACCAGAAATTGTGGCTAGGAGGTTCCGGAGAATTAAGAGTGTTACGCTTAAAGGGAAGCCAAGATTTTCGGATTTTAATATGTTGCCACTGGACTGGGGTGCTAATGTGTACCCTTGGTTGGTTATGTTTGCCAAAGTTTACCCTTTCTTGGAGGAGCTGAGGCTTAAGAGGATGACCATCACCGATGAGGGCCTGGAGCTCTTGGCGAAGTCATTCCCTAGCTTCAAGGCCTTATCTTTGTCAAGTTGTGATGGATTCACCGAAAATGGGCTTAAAGCAATTGCCAGTCATTGCAG GAACTTGACTGAGATCAACATACAGGACAGTATAACAGAGGATGTCGGTGGAGGTTGGTTGAGTTGCTTCCCGGAAAACTTTTCTTCGCTGGAAATACTAAACTTCTCTAGTCTTAATAGTGATGTAAACTTTGATGACCTGGAGAGACTTGTTAGCCGGTGCAAACTATTGAGAGTTCTGAAGGTCAACGAGAGCATTACCTTGGATGAATTGCAACGGCTGCTTGTGCACGCTCCTAGACTAACAGAGCTCGGCACTGGCTCCTTCCTGCAAGAACTCACACCTCGCCAATATGAAGACATTGAAACTGCATTTTGTAATTGTAGAAATCTCCAGGTTCTTTCGGGTTTGTGGGAAGCAACTTCCGTATATCTCCCTCTTCTTTATGGAGCTTGTGCCAGCCTGACTTTCTTGAACTTGAGCGTTGCGCCCCTCCAAAGTGGTGAATTCGCAAAGTTTCTTGCTCACTGCCCCAATTTACGATGCCTTTGG GTCATTGATACAGTCGAAGACAAGGGGCTCGAGGCTGTTGGTTTGAGCTGTCCCTTACTCGAGGAGCTACGAGTCTACCCTGCTGATCCATATGACCGGGATCATCGTGATGGAGTGACAGAATTGGGTTTCTTGGCAGTGTCTCGTGGATGCCCCAAACTCCACTATGTTCTCTACTTCTGTAGGAGAATGACTAATGCTGCTGTTGTCACCATAGTACAGAATTGCCCCAATTTCACTCACTTCCGTCTATGCATTATGACCCCGGGCCAACCAGACTATCTCACGAACGAACCCATGGATGAGGCCTTTGGCGCTGTTGTCAAAACCTGCACGAAAATCAAGAGGCTTTCAGTTTCAGGCCTTCTAACTGACCGGACATTTGAGTACATTGGCAAGTACGCGAAAGATCTTGAGACGCTGTCTGTGGCCTTTGCTGGAAGCAGTGATTGGGGGATGCAGTGTATCATGGAAGGCTGTCCCAAGCTGAGGAAGCTCGAGATCAGAGATTGCCCCTTTGGAGACGCTGCCCTGCTGTCTGGACGAGAGAAGTATGAGATGATGCGATCGTTGTGGATGTCTGCGTGCAGTGTGACCATGAAAGGCTGCAAACTGCTCGCGAGGGAGTCTCCAAGGCTCAACGTTGAGGTGATACGAGAGGAAGGAGGGGATGAAGATCAAGCCCTCAAAGTCTACGTCTATCGCTCTGTAGCCGGGCCAAGGAAGGATGCCCCGCCATTCGTTCTCACACTTTGA